Proteins from one Lachnospiraceae bacterium KGMB03038 genomic window:
- a CDS encoding 4Fe-4S dicluster domain-containing protein has translation MIRKIIHIDQEKCNGCGACAKACHEGAIQMIEGKAQLIREDYCDGLGDCLPACPTGAITFEEREAAAYDHAAVQKHLASLGNAGHTRSGAPAGGCPGQKAQAIQPSADQTSASQLSQWPVQIKLAPVTAPYFDNAHLLIAADCTAYAYAPFHQDFIQGRITLIGCPKLDSINYTEKLTQILTQNQIMSVTVARMEVPCCGGIEHAVTEALKASGRSIPLQVVTIGIQGRILNASDEQKTPYI, from the coding sequence ATGATCCGAAAAATTATTCACATAGACCAGGAGAAATGCAACGGCTGCGGCGCCTGCGCAAAAGCCTGCCACGAAGGCGCGATCCAGATGATCGAGGGCAAAGCCCAGCTTATCCGTGAGGATTACTGCGACGGACTGGGGGACTGCCTTCCTGCCTGTCCCACCGGAGCCATCACTTTTGAAGAGCGGGAGGCGGCCGCCTACGACCACGCCGCCGTACAAAAACATTTAGCCTCTCTTGGAAACGCTGGCCATACCCGCAGCGGCGCTCCGGCCGGCGGCTGTCCAGGCCAAAAAGCACAGGCCATTCAGCCGTCCGCAGATCAAACATCTGCCAGCCAGCTTTCCCAGTGGCCGGTACAGATCAAGCTGGCTCCGGTGACCGCGCCCTATTTTGACAATGCTCATCTGCTTATCGCCGCGGACTGCACCGCTTACGCCTATGCCCCTTTCCACCAGGATTTCATCCAGGGACGGATCACATTGATCGGCTGCCCTAAGCTGGACAGTATAAACTATACAGAAAAGCTGACCCAGATCTTAACCCAGAACCAGATCATGAGCGTAACCGTCGCACGGATGGAAGTCCCCTGCTGCGGCGGTATAGAACACGCGGTCACAGAAGCCTTAAAGGCCAGCGGGCGCTCCATCCCTCTGCAGGTAGTCACCATCGGCATCCAGGGCCGGATCCTGAATGCATCTGACGAGCAAAAAACACCTTATATATAG
- a CDS encoding Crp/Fnr family transcriptional regulator → MKKNQDLSGLAQCFLFQGIGKEEQEQLLVCMEGIEKECGKQEILLREEEPAGHIGIVLEGCVQVVEEDVWGNRSILEQIEEGGLYGAAFACAGIKKSPVSVVAVTPVRILQIKIEKVMHVCPNACPCHQQVIQNLVYLLARKNVALSEKIQHISKRSTREKLLAYLADEIKKTGRKHFQIPFSRQELADYLCVDRSAMSAELGKLKREGIIEFRKNEFWVL, encoded by the coding sequence ATGAAAAAGAACCAGGATCTGTCGGGGCTGGCCCAGTGTTTCTTATTTCAGGGAATTGGAAAAGAAGAGCAGGAACAGCTGCTGGTTTGTATGGAAGGGATAGAAAAGGAATGTGGGAAACAGGAGATCCTGCTGAGAGAGGAGGAGCCGGCGGGACACATAGGGATTGTGCTGGAAGGCTGCGTGCAGGTGGTGGAAGAAGACGTGTGGGGGAACCGAAGTATTCTGGAACAGATCGAGGAGGGAGGATTGTACGGCGCCGCCTTTGCCTGCGCGGGCATAAAGAAAAGCCCGGTCAGCGTCGTGGCGGTCACCCCAGTCCGGATCCTTCAGATCAAAATAGAGAAAGTGATGCATGTGTGCCCCAATGCCTGCCCCTGCCATCAGCAGGTCATCCAGAATCTGGTGTATCTGCTGGCAAGGAAAAATGTAGCGCTCAGTGAGAAGATCCAGCACATCTCCAAAAGAAGCACCAGAGAAAAACTGCTGGCTTACCTGGCGGATGAGATAAAAAAGACCGGACGGAAACATTTTCAGATACCCTTCAGCAGACAGGAACTGGCAGACTATCTGTGCGTGGACAGAAGCGCGATGTCTGCGGAATTAGGAAAATTAAAGCGGGAGGGGATCATAGAGTTTCGGAAAAATGAATTCTGGGTTTTGTAA
- the hrcA gene encoding heat-inducible transcription repressor HrcA — protein MVADHGLSDRKLKILHAIIQTYLETGEPVGSRTISKYTDMNLSSATIRNEMADLEEMGYIIQPHTSAGRIPSDKGYRLYVDMLMEQKEQELNELREQMLDKADKMDQLLKQAARVLANNTNYATMVSTPMNNANKLKFIQLSMVDPEQVIAVIVLGGNVIKNKIIPIDEPISNENLLKLNMLLNTTLNGMSIEEINLGLIARLKEQAGIHSVVIGNVLDAVADAIQIDEDMQIYTSGATNIFKYPELSDKQSAQEIISAFEEKQQLTELVTQTLSRDDNTGIQVYIGDETPVQTMKDCSVVTATYELGEGMKGTIGIIGPKRMDYEHVLKSMKRLQSELDQMFHKKE, from the coding sequence GTGGTAGCAGATCATGGGTTAAGCGACCGGAAGCTTAAAATTCTCCATGCGATCATTCAGACTTATCTGGAGACAGGAGAGCCGGTAGGATCCAGGACTATTTCCAAATATACGGATATGAACTTAAGTTCTGCTACGATCCGTAACGAGATGGCGGATCTGGAAGAAATGGGGTATATTATTCAGCCTCATACTTCTGCGGGACGGATTCCTTCAGATAAGGGTTACAGATTATATGTAGATATGTTGATGGAGCAGAAAGAGCAGGAGCTGAATGAGCTGCGGGAGCAGATGCTTGATAAGGCAGATAAGATGGATCAGCTTCTGAAACAGGCGGCAAGGGTTCTGGCAAATAACACGAACTATGCTACCATGGTTTCTACCCCTATGAATAATGCCAATAAACTAAAGTTCATCCAATTATCCATGGTGGACCCGGAGCAGGTGATCGCGGTGATCGTGCTGGGGGGCAACGTGATCAAGAATAAGATCATTCCCATTGATGAACCGATCAGCAATGAGAATCTGCTGAAGCTGAATATGCTCCTGAATACAACTTTAAATGGAATGTCCATCGAGGAGATCAACCTTGGATTGATCGCAAGGCTGAAAGAGCAGGCGGGAATCCACAGCGTTGTGATCGGAAACGTGCTGGATGCCGTGGCAGACGCGATCCAGATTGATGAGGATATGCAGATCTATACCAGCGGCGCCACCAACATTTTTAAGTATCCGGAACTCAGTGATAAGCAGAGCGCCCAGGAGATCATCAGCGCTTTTGAAGAAAAACAGCAGCTGACGGAACTTGTGACACAGACCTTGTCCCGTGATGACAATACCGGGATTCAGGTTTACATTGGAGATGAGACCCCGGTGCAGACGATGAAGGACTGCAGTGTGGTGACCGCCACTTATGAATTGGGAGAAGGGATGAAGGGAACCATAGGTATTATCGGTCCCAAGCGGATGGATTACGAACATGTCCTGAAATCCATGAAACGGCTGCAAAGCGAGTTGGATCAGATGTTTCACAAAAAAGAGTAG
- the grpE gene encoding nucleotide exchange factor GrpE has translation MVKEAVEEAKAAAGDTAESQTEPPADEKEAGAESQVEDSAAGPQEETKEKEDPEQEEENCGEKSSGKKLFGKKNKKDKKDEKIEELTDKLTRQMAEFDNFRKRTDKEKSQMYEIGAKDIIDKILPIVDNFERGLEAVTEEEKQSPFVQGMEKVYKQLMTTLEGIGVKPIEAVGKEFNPDFHNAVMHVEDEELGENIIAEEFQKGYMYRDSVVRHSMVKVAN, from the coding sequence ATGGTAAAGGAAGCGGTGGAGGAAGCGAAAGCGGCAGCTGGGGATACGGCGGAGAGCCAAACGGAACCGCCTGCCGATGAGAAAGAAGCTGGAGCAGAATCCCAAGTGGAAGACAGCGCAGCGGGACCGCAGGAAGAAACCAAAGAAAAAGAAGATCCTGAACAGGAAGAAGAAAATTGCGGTGAAAAATCATCCGGAAAGAAGTTGTTTGGCAAGAAGAACAAAAAGGATAAAAAGGATGAAAAAATCGAGGAACTGACGGATAAACTTACCCGCCAGATGGCTGAGTTTGATAACTTCCGCAAACGTACAGATAAGGAGAAGTCCCAAATGTACGAGATTGGAGCGAAAGATATCATAGATAAGATTCTTCCGATCGTTGACAACTTTGAGCGTGGACTTGAAGCAGTGACGGAAGAAGAAAAGCAAAGTCCCTTTGTACAGGGAATGGAGAAGGTGTATAAGCAGTTAATGACGACACTGGAAGGGATTGGAGTGAAACCGATCGAAGCGGTCGGCAAAGAATTCAATCCGGATTTCCACAATGCGGTCATGCATGTGGAGGATGAGGAACTGGGTGAGAATATTATCGCGGAAGAGTTCCAGAAAGGTTATATGTACCGTGACTCTGTTGTAAGACACAGCATGGTAAAAGTAGCTAACTAA
- the dnaK gene encoding molecular chaperone DnaK has translation MGKIIGIDLGTTNSCVAVMEGGQPTVIANTEGARTTPSVVAFTKTGERLVGEPAKRQAVTNAERTISSIKREMGSDYRVTIDGKKYSPQEISAMILQKLKADAEGYLGEKVTEAVITVPAYFNDAQRQATKDAGKIAGLDVKRIINEPTAAALAYGLDNEKEQKIMVYDLGGGTFDVSVIEIGDGVIEVLSTAGNNRLGGDDFDQKITDYMIAEFKKQEGVDLSTDKMALQRLKEAAEKAKKELSSATTTNINLPFITATSEGPKHFDMNLTRAKFDELTHDLVEKTSEPVKRALSDAGITASDLGQVLLVGGSTRIPAVQEEVKRLTGKEPSKSLNPDECVALGASVQGGKLAGDAGAGDVLLLDVTPLSLSIETMGGVATRLIERNTTIPTKKSQIFSTAADNQTAVDINVVQGERQFARDNKSLGQFRLDGIPPAPRGVPQIEVTFDIDANGIVNVSAKDLGTGKEQHITITAGSNMSDEDIDKAVKEAAEFEAQDKKRKEGIDAKNDADALVFQTEKALSEVGDKIDAADKASVEADCKALKEVLEKVDMDNMTDAQVAEIKAGKEKLMESAQKLFTKMYEQAGAAAGANQGAGSNPGADQGAGPAPDGFQGDDVVDGDYKEV, from the coding sequence ATGGGCAAAATCATAGGAATTGACTTAGGAACAACCAACAGCTGTGTCGCTGTTATGGAAGGCGGGCAGCCCACCGTTATCGCGAATACAGAAGGCGCCAGGACTACACCGTCTGTAGTAGCATTTACAAAAACAGGGGAACGTCTGGTAGGAGAGCCGGCAAAGCGTCAGGCAGTGACCAACGCAGAGCGGACCATTTCTTCTATTAAAAGAGAGATGGGCTCTGATTACAGAGTGACTATCGATGGAAAGAAGTATTCTCCACAGGAGATTTCCGCAATGATCCTGCAGAAGCTGAAAGCGGATGCGGAAGGATATCTGGGAGAGAAAGTAACAGAAGCAGTCATTACCGTTCCTGCTTACTTCAATGATGCACAGCGTCAGGCCACCAAAGATGCCGGAAAGATCGCCGGACTGGATGTAAAACGTATCATCAACGAACCTACAGCCGCTGCCCTTGCTTATGGGCTGGACAATGAAAAAGAGCAGAAGATCATGGTTTACGACTTGGGAGGCGGTACATTTGATGTGTCTGTGATCGAGATTGGAGACGGCGTGATCGAAGTACTGTCCACAGCCGGAAATAACCGTCTGGGCGGTGATGACTTTGACCAGAAGATCACCGATTACATGATCGCTGAGTTTAAGAAACAGGAAGGAGTGGATCTGTCCACAGATAAAATGGCTCTTCAGAGACTGAAGGAAGCCGCGGAGAAAGCGAAGAAAGAGCTGTCTTCCGCAACGACAACCAATATCAACCTTCCATTCATTACAGCAACATCCGAAGGACCAAAACATTTCGATATGAATTTGACAAGGGCAAAATTCGATGAATTGACCCATGACCTTGTAGAAAAAACCTCAGAACCGGTGAAAAGAGCCCTTTCCGATGCGGGGATCACAGCTTCTGATTTAGGCCAGGTACTTCTGGTAGGAGGATCTACCCGTATCCCGGCAGTGCAGGAAGAGGTAAAACGTCTGACCGGCAAAGAACCAAGCAAATCACTGAATCCAGATGAATGTGTTGCTCTTGGAGCTTCCGTTCAGGGAGGAAAACTGGCAGGAGACGCGGGCGCAGGGGACGTACTTCTTCTGGATGTAACTCCACTGTCTCTGTCCATTGAGACTATGGGCGGTGTAGCGACCAGGCTGATCGAGAGAAATACGACTATTCCTACGAAGAAGAGCCAGATCTTCTCTACAGCGGCGGATAACCAGACCGCGGTAGACATCAACGTAGTACAGGGTGAACGGCAGTTCGCGAGAGACAATAAGTCTCTGGGCCAGTTCAGACTGGATGGAATCCCGCCGGCTCCGCGTGGAGTACCGCAGATCGAGGTTACGTTCGATATCGATGCAAACGGTATCGTAAATGTTTCCGCGAAAGATCTTGGAACGGGAAAAGAGCAGCATATCACCATTACCGCCGGCTCCAATATGTCGGATGAAGATATTGACAAGGCAGTCAAAGAAGCAGCTGAATTTGAAGCTCAGGATAAGAAGCGCAAAGAGGGTATTGACGCGAAGAATGACGCGGATGCCTTAGTATTCCAGACAGAGAAAGCTTTAAGTGAAGTGGGCGATAAGATTGACGCTGCTGATAAAGCTTCTGTGGAAGCAGACTGCAAGGCTTTGAAGGAAGTTCTTGAAAAAGTTGACATGGATAATATGACGGATGCTCAGGTCGCGGAGATCAAAGCTGGGAAAGAAAAGCTGATGGAGAGCGCCCAGAAGCTGTTTACGAAAATGTATGAACAGGCAGGAGCGGCCGCTGGAGCGAACCAGGGAGCAGGCTCAAATCCAGGAGCAGATCAAGGAGCAGGCCCGGCGCCAGACGGATTCCAGGGAGACGATGTGGTAGACGGAGATTATAAAGAAGTTTAA
- the dnaJ gene encoding molecular chaperone DnaJ, whose amino-acid sequence MAESKRDYYEVLGVSKDADEATLKKAYRQVAKKYHPDMNPGDAEAEKKFKEASEAYAVLSDPEKRRQYDQFGHAAFEGGAGGAGGFGGFDFSGADFSDIFGDIFGDLFGGGRRGRGSQEPMKGMNIRKSVRITFEEAVFGCEKELDVVLKDPCPKCGGTGAKPGTSPVTCPKCGGKGQVVFTQQSFFGTVQNVQTCPDCHGTGKIIKEKCADCGGTGYVSSRKTISVSIPAGIDNGQSVRIREKGEPGVNGGPRGDLLVEVSVSRHPIFQRQDMHIFSTVPISFAQAALGADIRIKTVDGEVIYTVKPGTKTDTKVRLKGKGVPSVRNPQVRGDHYVTLVIQTPERLSPEAKEALRRFDELAGNTLGTPEGAAGKSGSGAKGGKKKKGFMDKMKEVLED is encoded by the coding sequence ATGGCGGAATCAAAGAGAGATTACTATGAGGTCCTCGGCGTCAGCAAAGATGCGGATGAGGCGACATTAAAGAAAGCATATCGTCAGGTCGCGAAGAAATACCATCCAGATATGAATCCGGGAGATGCGGAGGCGGAGAAGAAATTCAAAGAGGCTTCAGAGGCATATGCGGTTTTGAGTGATCCGGAGAAACGCCGTCAATATGACCAGTTCGGACACGCCGCTTTTGAAGGCGGCGCCGGTGGTGCTGGCGGCTTTGGCGGCTTTGACTTCAGTGGAGCGGATTTCAGTGATATTTTCGGTGATATTTTTGGCGATCTGTTTGGCGGCGGAAGAAGAGGCCGCGGAAGCCAGGAACCAATGAAGGGAATGAACATCCGCAAGAGCGTGCGCATCACCTTTGAAGAAGCGGTATTCGGATGCGAAAAAGAACTGGATGTGGTCCTGAAAGATCCATGTCCGAAATGCGGCGGTACCGGGGCAAAACCGGGGACTTCGCCGGTGACTTGTCCGAAATGCGGCGGAAAGGGGCAGGTCGTATTTACCCAGCAGTCCTTCTTTGGAACTGTTCAGAATGTGCAGACTTGTCCGGATTGCCATGGTACGGGAAAGATCATCAAAGAGAAGTGCGCGGACTGTGGAGGGACCGGCTATGTATCCAGCCGGAAGACTATTTCCGTATCTATTCCGGCGGGAATTGACAACGGTCAGAGTGTGCGTATCCGGGAGAAAGGAGAGCCGGGAGTAAACGGTGGTCCAAGAGGCGATCTGTTGGTGGAAGTGTCTGTTTCCAGGCATCCGATTTTCCAGAGACAGGATATGCACATTTTCTCTACCGTGCCGATTTCTTTTGCTCAGGCGGCGCTGGGAGCTGATATCCGGATTAAAACGGTAGACGGCGAAGTGATTTATACAGTAAAACCGGGAACCAAAACGGATACCAAGGTACGGCTGAAAGGGAAAGGCGTTCCTTCTGTGCGGAATCCACAAGTGCGGGGCGATCACTACGTGACTCTAGTGATCCAGACACCGGAACGGCTGAGCCCGGAAGCCAAGGAAGCGCTGCGCCGGTTTGATGAACTGGCGGGAAATACCCTGGGGACGCCAGAAGGCGCGGCTGGAAAAAGCGGAAGCGGCGCAAAAGGCGGAAAAAAGAAAAAAGGGTTTATGGATAAAATGAAAGAAGTGCTGGAGGATTAA
- a CDS encoding sugar ABC transporter ATP-binding protein produces the protein MAAEKIPFLRTEDLHKNFNHVQALRGVSVQAFAGEVLAVVGDNGAGKSTLIKILSGVLCPDSGSIQIGENVYQKLTPKKAAELGVSTVYQDLALGNTMDVTANLFLGQEKTKAGFLKKRKMDEEARRLLRDLDIQIPDVTVPVGNLSGGQRQGVAVARLVHRGGKLLIFDEPTAAMGLNESTAVLKLIRRLAADGLTVIVISHNLPQIFHIADRICVMRQGKAVAQLKREETSMDEIVALITGAARESEGGIA, from the coding sequence ATGGCGGCAGAAAAAATTCCGTTTTTAAGGACGGAAGATCTACATAAGAATTTTAATCATGTCCAGGCGCTCCGTGGAGTGTCTGTCCAGGCATTTGCCGGCGAGGTGCTGGCGGTGGTGGGCGACAACGGGGCGGGAAAGTCTACCTTGATCAAGATCCTGTCAGGGGTGCTCTGCCCAGACAGTGGTTCCATTCAGATTGGTGAAAATGTATATCAGAAGCTGACGCCCAAAAAGGCGGCAGAGCTTGGAGTGTCTACGGTGTATCAGGATCTTGCCCTGGGAAATACCATGGATGTAACGGCAAATCTTTTTCTGGGGCAGGAAAAGACGAAAGCAGGCTTTTTAAAGAAACGAAAAATGGATGAGGAAGCAAGACGTCTCCTGAGAGATCTGGATATCCAGATTCCTGACGTAACGGTACCGGTCGGGAATTTGAGCGGAGGTCAGCGCCAGGGTGTAGCGGTAGCAAGACTGGTCCATAGGGGCGGGAAACTATTGATCTTCGATGAACCGACAGCGGCTATGGGGCTGAATGAGTCAACCGCTGTACTGAAACTGATCCGAAGACTGGCGGCGGATGGGCTGACGGTAATTGTGATCAGCCATAATCTTCCTCAAATTTTCCATATAGCGGACCGAATCTGCGTGATGCGGCAGGGAAAGGCAGTGGCACAGCTGAAACGGGAAGAAACATCTATGGATGAGATTGTGGCGCTGATCACAGGCGCGGCAAGAGAATCGGAGGGAGGGATCGCATGA
- a CDS encoding ABC transporter permease produces the protein MKRKSLQDYSYLLILLAVLAALTVLMAVASPYFFSWKNCRNILNQSAIYLILSVGMTFVICAGQIDLSVGAVIGFAGVSMGLFYHAGLPAGAAILTGLLISAAVGLVNGIFVAYGKINSFIVTLSTMTILRGIVLILTNSSSVFGFGPVFTFIGSGSIGPVNMPILISLATAAAGAVLLHKTKFGNYCLFLGSNEIALHRSGVNVKKYKLIIFSLCGLCAGAAGLVVTARLNSAEPLAGQGYEMDAIAATILGGTSMQGGKGSLIGTVIACLILNVLKNGLTLLAISSHYQEILTGMILLLSVLISESKDRKKREV, from the coding sequence ATGAAACGAAAAAGCTTACAGGATTATTCCTATCTTCTGATCTTACTGGCGGTACTGGCCGCATTGACAGTATTGATGGCAGTGGCTTCTCCCTACTTTTTTTCCTGGAAGAACTGCAGAAATATTTTGAACCAGTCGGCTATTTATCTGATTTTATCTGTGGGTATGACCTTTGTTATCTGCGCGGGACAGATTGATCTTTCTGTGGGAGCGGTGATCGGATTCGCGGGAGTGAGCATGGGACTTTTCTATCACGCGGGCCTGCCAGCGGGCGCCGCGATCTTGACAGGACTTTTGATCTCAGCGGCGGTCGGACTGGTAAATGGCATTTTTGTCGCTTATGGGAAGATTAATTCTTTTATTGTAACCTTGAGTACCATGACAATCTTACGCGGGATCGTATTGATCCTGACCAATTCCAGCTCCGTATTTGGATTTGGTCCAGTGTTTACCTTTATCGGAAGCGGCAGCATAGGGCCGGTGAACATGCCGATCCTTATCTCGCTTGCAACGGCGGCGGCCGGGGCGGTGCTCCTTCATAAGACCAAATTCGGGAATTACTGTCTGTTTCTCGGCTCCAATGAGATTGCGCTTCATCGCAGCGGAGTAAACGTGAAAAAGTATAAGTTGATCATATTTTCGCTCTGCGGTCTCTGCGCCGGAGCAGCGGGACTGGTCGTAACGGCTCGGCTCAACTCTGCGGAACCGCTGGCTGGGCAAGGATATGAGATGGATGCCATCGCTGCCACAATCCTGGGAGGAACGAGTATGCAGGGAGGGAAAGGCTCCTTGATCGGAACGGTCATTGCCTGCCTGATTCTGAATGTATTAAAGAACGGGCTGACTTTGCTGGCTATTTCTTCCCATTACCAAGAGATTTTAACCGGCATGATCCTTTTGCTTTCTGTACTGATCTCGGAGAGTAAAGACCGGAAGAAAAGGGAGGTATAA
- a CDS encoding carbohydrate kinase family protein, which translates to MRKNLLSLGAIAMDMVINSHELPKDDGFSFIHQEQMLPGGSASNVSVCAAHLGLAAYQTGKIGDDNMGREFLRTLEEDGVDGRYVVTKENGTTLHTYILTAPEGRHCIYANVGDAVCTLTPEELPENLMDRMDIFYNDMFSPRAALFLAKQAREQGKPVLYNMQCTPSFMEQCGTSAADIEEMMRLCTVFVSGRDGYYEMTGEKDYRRAMRIVQERYQAPEGVICTAGSEGAVWLADKEYTAPAFHITPVDTTGAGDCFLGGLLYAYFSECQEKEEALAFANACAAVKCTQPGPRSRAGVSEIRKFKDSAKRNF; encoded by the coding sequence TTGAGAAAAAACCTATTATCACTTGGCGCGATCGCAATGGATATGGTGATCAACAGTCATGAACTTCCAAAAGACGATGGATTTTCTTTCATCCATCAGGAACAGATGCTTCCGGGAGGAAGCGCATCCAATGTGTCAGTCTGCGCTGCGCATCTGGGCCTTGCGGCATATCAGACCGGAAAGATCGGAGATGACAATATGGGCAGGGAATTTCTAAGGACCCTGGAAGAAGATGGAGTAGATGGGCGTTATGTGGTGACGAAGGAAAACGGTACGACACTCCATACTTATATCTTGACGGCGCCGGAAGGCCGCCACTGTATTTACGCAAATGTAGGGGATGCAGTATGCACATTGACGCCGGAAGAACTTCCTGAAAATCTGATGGATAGAATGGACATTTTCTATAATGATATGTTTTCCCCAAGAGCCGCTTTGTTTCTGGCAAAGCAGGCCAGGGAACAGGGGAAACCGGTTCTCTATAATATGCAGTGTACTCCTTCTTTTATGGAACAGTGCGGGACCTCGGCAGCAGATATCGAAGAAATGATGAGACTTTGCACGGTCTTTGTCAGCGGAAGGGATGGATATTATGAGATGACGGGAGAAAAGGATTACCGCAGAGCGATGCGGATCGTGCAGGAAAGATATCAGGCCCCGGAAGGGGTAATCTGTACAGCAGGCAGTGAGGGGGCGGTATGGCTGGCGGACAAGGAATACACAGCTCCGGCTTTTCACATTACCCCTGTGGATACAACAGGCGCCGGGGATTGTTTCCTGGGCGGTTTATTATACGCTTATTTTTCAGAATGTCAGGAAAAAGAAGAGGCGCTTGCTTTTGCCAATGCGTGCGCGGCGGTAAAATGCACTCAGCCGGGCCCCAGGAGCAGAGCGGGCGTAAGCGAGATCCGTAAGTTTAAAGATTCCGCTAAAAGGAATTTTTAA
- a CDS encoding substrate-binding domain-containing protein — protein sequence MKKKLVSVLLCAAMVAAMAAGCGGSQEDTQESKDEKESGSSKTEAVSEDTMFGQALAQVDEDLAPLPEKDTGKKLAAIESTLSNSFWVTMQEGYEDAAEEFGVTIDIQATDSDTDTAGQLDIMNNMLVKDYEAIAVSPLTEDCLISGIVAANQSDIKVITTGNEVNEEALEEAGGYLDAKITVDFHNQGVLGAQYIIDQTGGEGKVAIIAGNEGATQSDARRDGAKETFEAAGMEVVSVEQCDFDAQKAYDAASALIEANPDLVGITCGNDDMALGVVRALEEKGVKDQVMVVGVDFTEEAKAAIEEGTYDATVAMSPYLMGREGVIIMLKALEGQDVSEVGDGTPMVVVDADNVDQMSDWR from the coding sequence ATGAAAAAGAAATTAGTGAGCGTATTACTCTGCGCGGCAATGGTGGCGGCGATGGCGGCAGGCTGTGGAGGTTCACAGGAAGATACTCAAGAAAGCAAAGACGAGAAAGAAAGCGGCAGTTCTAAGACAGAAGCAGTGTCAGAGGATACTATGTTCGGCCAGGCTTTGGCCCAGGTTGATGAGGACCTGGCTCCTCTTCCAGAGAAAGATACCGGAAAGAAACTGGCGGCGATCGAGAGCACTCTTTCTAATTCCTTTTGGGTGACTATGCAGGAAGGATATGAAGATGCCGCAGAGGAATTCGGAGTGACGATCGACATTCAGGCTACAGATTCAGACACAGATACGGCGGGACAATTAGATATCATGAATAATATGCTGGTGAAGGACTATGAGGCGATCGCGGTATCCCCGCTGACAGAGGATTGTCTGATCTCCGGCATTGTGGCGGCGAATCAAAGTGATATCAAGGTTATTACCACTGGAAATGAAGTGAATGAAGAAGCGCTGGAGGAAGCAGGCGGCTATCTGGATGCGAAGATCACAGTGGATTTCCATAATCAAGGTGTACTGGGAGCGCAGTATATCATCGATCAGACCGGCGGAGAGGGCAAGGTGGCCATCATTGCCGGAAATGAAGGGGCAACTCAGTCAGATGCCAGAAGAGACGGCGCCAAAGAGACCTTTGAGGCGGCCGGTATGGAAGTAGTTTCTGTAGAACAGTGTGATTTTGACGCGCAGAAGGCTTATGACGCGGCGTCTGCCCTGATTGAAGCAAATCCGGATCTGGTGGGCATTACTTGTGGAAATGATGATATGGCTCTGGGTGTAGTGCGGGCACTGGAAGAAAAAGGCGTTAAAGACCAGGTGATGGTAGTGGGCGTAGACTTTACAGAAGAAGCGAAAGCAGCGATCGAAGAGGGTACTTATGACGCTACGGTGGCTATGAGTCCTTATCTGATGGGAAGAGAAGGAGTCATCATTATGCTGAAAGCGCTGGAAGGTCAGGATGTGTCTGAAGTAGGAGATGGAACTCCGATGGTGGTAGTAGATGCGGACAATGTAGATCAGATGTCTGATTGGCGTTAA